One region of Sebastes fasciatus isolate fSebFas1 chromosome 1, fSebFas1.pri, whole genome shotgun sequence genomic DNA includes:
- the cacna1da gene encoding calcium channel, voltage-dependent, L type, alpha 1D subunit, a isoform X6 — translation MSANGPAPDPAPSAPEAPPAPTPAPAAAPAAPAAPPAPAPPALPAPVSSTIPVGALAQKKRQQYAKSKKQGSNANSRPPRALFCLKLNNPIRRACISLVEWKPFDIFILIAIFANCMALAVYVPFPADDSNSTNHDLETVEYAFLIIFTIETFLKIIAYGLVMHQNAYVRNGWNMLDFVIVVIGLFSVVLELLTKEEKVEVEGDLHPSMHGHGGKPGGFDVKALRAFRVLRPLRLVSGVPSLQVVLNSIIKAMVPLLHIALLVLFVIIIYAIIGLELFIGKMHATCFFPGSGMTPDSIAEEEPAPCAISGHGRQCPINGSECREGWRGPNGGITNFDNFLFAMLTVFQCITMEGWTDVLYWMNDAMGFELPWVYFVSLVIFGSFFVLNLVLGVLSGEFSKEREKAKARGDFQKLREKQQLEEDLKGYLDWITQAEDIDPDNEDEADEGSKRNRVTLADLTEKKKGRFGWFSQSSDTHASVPASETESVNTENQNGEDEKTPCCGPLCQKISKSKFSRRWRRWNRFCRRKCRLAVKSVPFYWLVIILVFLNTLTISSEHYNQPMWLTQVQDVANKVLLAMFTCEMLVKMYSLGLQAYFVSLFNRFDCFVVCGGITETILVELEIMSPLGISVFRCVRLLRIFKVTRHWQSLSNLVASLLNSMKSIASLLLLLFLFIIIFSLLGMQVFGGKFNFDETQTKRSTFDNFPQALLTVFQILTGEDWNAVMYDGIMAYGGPSSSGMIVCFYFIILFICGNYILLNVFLAIAVDNLADAESLNTDGGGKKGDKKEEEKDDKEEEEENDETAAEEEDPEVPSGPRPVLSDLVKKEKITPIPEGSAFFIFSTTNPFRVFCHKLINHHIFTNLILVFIMLSSVSLAAEDPIRNFSARNIVLGYADYVFTSMFTFEIVLKMTTYGAFLHKGAFCRNYFNLLDLLVVGVSLVSFGIQSSAISVVKILRVLRVLRPLRAINRAKGLKHVVQCVFVAIRTIGNIMIVTTLLQFMFACIGVQLFKGKFYRCTDEAKSAPDECKGTYILYKDGDVNQPTIHKRLWHNSDFNFDNVLMAMMALFTVSTFEGWPSLLYKAIDSNRENLGPIYNYRVEISIFFIIYIIIIAFFMMNIFVGFVIVTFQEQGEKEYKNCELDKNQRQCVEYALKARPLRRYIPKNPYQYKFWYVVNSTGFEYIMFVLIMLNTLCLAVQHYGQSALFNYVMDILNMVFTTVFTVEMVLKLIAFKPRHYFTDAWNTFDALIVVGSVVDIAITEVNPTETPQVDEQGNTEDSARISITFFRLFRVMRLVKLLSRGEGIRTLLWTFIKSFQALPYVALLIAMLFFIYAVIGMQVFGKVAMVDGTHINRNNNFQTFPQAVLLLFRCATGEAWQEIMLACIAGKLCDPESDYNPGEEMTCGSGFAIIYFISFYMLCAFLIINLFVAVIMDNFDYLTRDWSILGPHHLDEFKRIWSEYDPEAKGRIKHLDVVTLLRRIQPPLGFGKLCPHRVACKRLVAMNMPLNSDGTVMFNATLFALVRTALKIKTEAGNLEQANEELRAVIKKIWKRTSMKLLDQVVPPAGDDEVTVGKFYATFLIQDYFRKFKKRKEEGLVGAHPTQNNTAIALQAGLRTLHDIGPEIRRAISCDLQDDELVDFIPEEDEEIYRRNGGLFGNHLMNGGHRRSNGHQTNATQRPLQVQPPPHYAHMEQPVGRLSRANAMSHPNHHHHHHHHHRHHNSYGKSPKSTNINLNNANVSSLPNGGHHRYYEHAPPNGYPGLRNAYYDYEKPRTPQGQRRRYYETYVRSHGVDGHHPTIRREEEFEEDRLSGEYYSGEEFYEDDSMLSGDRYQNSDAEYETPKGYHHPDSYYEDDEQPLYRDSRRSPKRRLLPATPQGIIPPGHRRPSFNFECLRRQSSQDELPHQRTALPLHLMQHQVMAVAGLDSSRAHRLSPTRSTRSWATPPATPASKDQSPYYTPLIRVDHPHRESAASSQVSVRKSSWYTDDPEFSQRMYSPVHLQVPPEYHSQYHQKRGSATSLVEAVLISEGLGRYAKDPKFVAATKHEIADACEMTIDEMESAASHLLNGGMAPSVNGVNVFPILTPRDYELQDTAASYSDEEPETEPRAPYEEDLADEMICITTL, via the exons ACTCTTCAGTGTTGTCTTGGAGCTTTTGACCAAAGAAGAGAAGGTAGAGGTTGAAGGAGATCTCCATCCGTCGATGCACGGACACGGAGGTAAACCAGGTGGTTTCGATGTTAAAGCCCTACGAGCCTTCCGTGTGCTGCGACCCCTGCGGCTAGTCTCAGGAGTACCCA GTTTACAGGTGGTGTTGAACTCCATCATTAAAGCCATGGTACCTCTCCTTCACATCGCCCTCCTGGTCTTGTTCGTCATCATCATCTATGCTATTATCGGCCTGGAGCTCTTCATCGGTAAAATGCACGCGACCTGCTTTTTTCCTGGCTCAGGGATGACCCCAG ATTCGATAGCAGAAGAGGAACCAGCTCCATGTGCGATCTCAGGGCACGGGCGCCAATGCCCCATCAACGGCAGCGAGTGTAGGGAAGGCTGGCGAGGTCCAAACGGTGGCATCACCAATTTTgacaacttcctgtttgccaTGCTGACGGTGTTTCAGTGCATCACCATGGAGGGCTGGACGGACGTGCTGTACTGG ATGAACGATGCTATGGGCTTTGAGCTTCCATGGGTGTACTTTGTCAGTCTTGTGATCTTCGGCTCCTTTTTCGTTCTTAACCTGGTTTTGGGTGTGTTGAGCGG AGAGTTCtccaaggagagagagaaggccaAAGCTCGCGGAGACTTCCAGAAGCTGCGTGAGaagcagcagctggaggaggatcTGAAGGGTTACCTGGACTGGATCACTCAGGCCGAAGACATAGACCCTGACAACGAggatgaggccgatgaggggAGCAAGCGCAACC GGGTGACTCTGGCTGACCTCactgagaagaagaaaggaaggtTTGGGTGGTTCAGCCAGTCGTCCGACACTCATG CGAGCGTTCCAGCCAGCGAAACAGAATCTGTGAACACCGAGAATCAAAACGGGGAGGATGAAAAGACGCCATGCTGCGGACCTCTGTG TCAAAAAATTTCCAAGTCAAAGTTCAG TCGGCGCTGGCGCCGCTGGAACAGGTTCTGCCGCAGGAAGTGCCGGTTGGCTGTCAAATCGGTGCCTTTCTATTGGCTGGTCATCATCCTGGTGTTCCTCAACACGCTCACTATATCATCAGAGCATTACAACCAGCCCATGTGGCTGACACAAGTGCAGG ATGTGGCCAACAAGGTGCTGCTAGCAATGTTCACATGTGAAATGTTGGTGAAGATGTACAGTCTCGGGCTACAGGCCTATTTCGTGTCACTGTTCAACCGCTTCGACTGCTTCGTGGTGTGTGGAGGAATCACTGAAACCATTCTGGTGGAGCTGGAGATCATGTCTCCTCTCGGTATCTCAGTGTTCCGCTGCGTTCGCCTGCTGAGGATCTTCAAGGTCACACG TCACTGGCAGTCTCTAAGTAACCTGGTGGCGTCCCTGCTCAACTCCATGAAGTCCATCGcttccctgctgctgctgctcttcctcttcatcatcatcttctccCTGCTGGGCATGCAGGTGTTCGGTGGAAAGTTCAACTTTGACGAGACCCAGACCAAGAGGAGCACCTTTGACAACTTCCCCCAAGCCCTTCTCACTGTGTTTCAG ATCCTGACCGGAGAAGACTGGAACGCTGTTATGTACGATGGAATCATGGCCTACGGAGGCCCTTCCTCTTCCGGGATGATCGTGTGCTTTTACTTCATCATCCTCTTCATCTGTGGAAACT ATATCCTCCTGAATGTCTTTTTGGCTATCGCTGTGGACAACTTGGCAGATGCAGAGTCTCTCAACACGGACGGTGGAGGAAAGAAAGG GgacaaaaaggaggaggaaaaagatgacAAG gaggaagaggaggagaatgacGAAACtgcggcggaggaggaggatccAGAAGTCCCGTCGGGGCCTCGGCCGGTCCTCTCTGACCTGGTAAAGAAGGAGAAGATCACTCCGATCCCAGAGGGAAGCGCCTTCTTCATCTTCAGCACCACAAACCC GTTTCGTGTGTTTTGCCACAAACTCATCAACCACCACATATTCACCAACCTCATCCTGGTGTTCATCATGCTCAGCTCCGTCTCGCTCGCAGCTGAGGATCCCATCCGAAACTTCTCAGCTCGCAATATT GTCCTAGGCTATGCAGATTATGTCTTCACTAGTATGTTTACATTTGAGATCGTATTGAAG ATGACAACATATGGAGCCTTTCTCCATAAAGGGGCTTTCTGTAGGAATTACTTCAACCTCCTGGACCTGCTGGTGGTGGGAGTTTCCCTCGTCTCCTTTGGCATTCA GTCCTCGGCCATCTCAGTGGTAAAGATTCTTAGGGTCCTTCGTGTCCTTCGACCCCTGAGGGCCATCAACCGAGCCAAAGGCCTAAAG CACGTGGTGCAGTGTGTGTTCGTGGCCATCAGAACTATCGGTAACATCATGATCGTCACCACTCTGCTCCAGTTCATGTTCGCCTGTATCGGGGTGCAGCTATTTAAG GGGAAGTTCTATCGCTGCACGGATGAAGCCAAGTCCGCCCCAGATGAGTGCAA GGGTACCTACATCCTGTATAAGGATGGAGACGTGAACCAGCCAACCATCCACAAACGACTGTGGCACAACAGCGACTTCAACTTTGACAACGTCCTCATGGCTATGATGGCGCTGTTCACTGTGTCCACTTTTGAAGGCTGGCCTTC TTTACTGTACAAGGCGATCGACTCCAACAGGGAGAACTTGGGTCCCATTTACAACTACCGCGTGGAGATTTccatcttcttcatcatctacatcatcatcatcgcttTCTTCATGATGAACATCTTTGTAGGTTTTGTGATCGTCACGTTTCAGGAACAAGGAGAGAAAGAGTACAAAAACTGTGAACTCGACAAAAACCAG CGTCAGTGTGTGGAGTACGCTCTTAAGGCGCGGCCGCTGAGGAGGTACATCCCTAAGAACCCGTACCAGTACAAGTTCTGGTATGTGGTGAACTCCACTGGGTTTGAGTACATCATGTTTGTGCTCATTATGCTCAACACGCTCTGCCTGGCTGTACAG CACTACGGACAGTCAGCGCTCTTTAACTACGTGATGGACATCCTTAACATGGTCTTCACTACTGTCTTCACTGTGGAAATGGTTCTCAAACTCATCGCTTTCAAACCCAGG CACTATTTCACTGATGCTTGGAACACATTTGATGCCTTAATTGTTGTCGGTAGCGTCGTCGATATTGCTATCACTGAAGTTAAT CCAACGGAGACTCCTCAGGTGGATGAGCAGGGG AACACGGAGGACAGCGCTCGCATCTCCATCACCTTCTTCCGTCTGTTTCGAGTCATGCGGCTGGTCAAGCTCCTCAGCAGAGGGGAGGGCATTCGCACGCTGCTTTGGACTTTCATCAAATCCTTCCAG GCTCTGCCATATGTTGCTCTTCTGATAGCCATGCTGTTCTTCATCTACGCCGTCATCGGCATGCAG GTGTTTGGAAAGGTCGCCATGGTGGACGGCACGCACATCAACAGAAACAACAACTTCCAGACCTTCCCTCAGGCTGTGCTCCTCCTCTTCAG ATGTGCCACTGGAGAGGCGTGGCAGGAGATCATGTTGGCCTGTATAGCAGGGAAACTGTGTGACCCCGAGTCCGACTACAACCCCGGGGAGGAGATGACGTGTGGCAGTGGATTTGCAATAATTTACTTCATCAGCTTCTACATGCTCTGCGCCTTCCTG ATTATCAATTTGTTTGTGGCCGTCATCATGGACAACTTTGACTATCTAACACGTGATTGGTCCATTCTGGGTCCACACCACCTCGATGAATTCAAGAGAATTTGGTCCGAGTACGACCCAGAGGCTAA GGGCAGAATAAAACATCTGGATGTTGTGACACTTCTTCGTCGTATCCAGCCGCCTCTCGGCTTCGGCAAACTGTGCCCTCACAGAGTGGCCTGCAag AGGCTGGTGGCCATGAACATGCCTCTGAACAGTGACGGCACAGTCATGTTCAACGCCACTTTGTTTGCACTGGTGCGCACTGCTCTGAAGATCAAAACAGAAG CAGGTAATCTGGAACAGGCCAATGAAGAACTGCGAGCTGTCATCAAGAAAATCTGGAAGAGAACCAGCATGAAGCTGCTGGATCAAGTGGTGCCTCCTGCTGGTG ATGATGAGGTAACCGTGGGGAAGTTCTATGCCACCTTCCTGATACAGGACTACTTTAGGAAATTCAAGAAACGTAAAGAGGAAGGCCTGGTGGGGGCTCACCCGACGCAGAACAACACAGCTATCGCTTTACAG GCTGGCCTTCGCACGCTTCATGATATTGGGCCCGAAATTCGGCGAGCGATATCATGTGATCTGCAAGATGACGAGCTAGTAGACTTTATTCCAGAGGAAGACGAGGAAATTTATAGG CGCAACGGCGGCCTCTTCGGTAACCACCTCATGAACGGTGGTCATCGGCGATCCAACGGCCACCAGACCAACGCAACGCAGCGCCCCCTGCAGGTGCAGCCTCCGCCTCACTACGCCCACATGGAGCAGCCGGTGGGACGGCTGTCTCGAGCCAACGCCATGTCCCACCCcaaccaccatcaccaccaccaccatcaccaccgcCACCACAACTCCTACGGCAAGTCTCCCAAATCCACCAACATCAACCTCAACAACGCCAACGTGTCCAGTCTGCCCAACGGAGGTCACCATCGTTACTACGAACACGCACCTCCCAATGGCTACCCGGGTCTTCGCAACGCCTACTACGACTACGAGAAGCCTCGGACGCCCCAAGGTCAAAG AAGGCGCTACTATGAGACCTATGTTAG GTCTCACGGAGTCGATGGACACCACCCCACCATCCGCAGGGAGGAGGAGTTTGAAGAAGACCGCCTCTCTGGGGAGTATTACAGCGGGGAGGAGTTTTATGAAGATGACAGTATGCTGTCAGGGGACAG GTATCAGAACAGTGACGCGGAGTACGAGACTCCCAAAGGTTACCATCACCCCGACAGTTACTATGAAGATGACGAGCAGCCTCTCTACCGAGACTCACGGAGGTCACCAAAGAGACGATTGCTTCCTGCCACACCTCAGGGTATCATACCCCCTG GTCACAGGAGGCCATCCTTCAACTTTGAGTGTCTGCGCAGACAAAGTAGCCAGGACGAGCTTCCACACCAGCGTACCGCTCTACCACTGCACCTTATGCAGCACCAG GTTATGGCTGTAGCAGGCCTGGACTCCAGCAGAGCCCACCGCCTCTCCCCAACCCGCTCCACCCGCTCCTGGGCCACTCCCCCTGCCACCCCGGCCAGTAAAGACCAGTCGCCATACTACACCCCTCTCATCCGTGTGGACCACCCACACAGGGAGAGTGCTGCTAGCAGCCAAGTGTCTGTGCGCAAGAGTTCCTGGTACACAGACGACCCCGAGTTCTCCCAGAGGATGTACTCGCCCGTCCACCTGCAGGTGCCACCTGAGTACCACAGCCAGTACCATCAGAAGAGAGGCAGCGCCACCAGCCTTGTGGAAGCG GTTTTGATATCAGAAGGGCTTGGGAGATACGCCAAGGATCCCAAGTTCGTCGCTGCCACAAAGCACGAGATAGCAGATGCATGTGAGATGACGATAGATGAGATGGAGAGTGCAGCCAGCCACCTGCTGAACGGAGGGATGGCCCCGAGCGTCAACGGGGTCAACGTGTTCCCCATTCTGACTCCGAGGGATTATGAACTGCAGGACACTGCAGCCAGCTACAGCGACGAGGAACCAGAGACGGAGCCAAGAGCTCCTTATGAGGAGGACCTGGCAGATGAGATGATCTGCATCACGACTTTATAG